A genomic stretch from Coffea arabica cultivar ET-39 chromosome 10c, Coffea Arabica ET-39 HiFi, whole genome shotgun sequence includes:
- the LOC113715230 gene encoding metallothionein-like protein type 2 translates to MSCGGNCNCGSSCTCGNGCGKMYADVEKVTSVTIIEGVAPKKTYSDENAEKSFGAEGGHGCKCGANCKCDPCTC, encoded by the exons ATGTCTTGCGGTGGCAACTGCAACTGCGGCTCTAGCTGCACCTGCGGCAATGGCTGCGG AAAAATGTATGCTGATGTGGAAAAGGTCACAAGTGTGACCATCATCGAGGGAGTTGCACCAAAAAAGAC ATACTCTGATGAGAATGCTGAGAAAAGCTTTGGAGCTGAAGGAGGTCATGGCTGCAAGTGCGGTGCAAACTGCAAATGTGACCCTTGTACCTGTTGA